From the genome of Mycobacterium dioxanotrophicus, one region includes:
- a CDS encoding aminotransferase class I/II-fold pyridoxal phosphate-dependent enzyme, with translation MSSFHSLGRDDLLAQHESQQRNYAELQAKNLSLDLTRGKPSPAQLDLANALLSLPGDADYRDRDGTDTRNYGGLNGLTELREIFAELLGISVQNLIAGDNSSLAMMHDCIVFSLLHGGEDSERPWIQEPVVKFLCPSPGYDRHFAITESFGIEMIPVPMGEEGPDVDLIEELVAADPAIKGMWCVPVFSNPTGTVYSAETVRRLVQMPTAAPDFRLMWDNAYAVHTLTEDFVEQVDVLGLAEAAGNPNRPLVFASTSKITFAGAGVCFLGASMRNIAWYVLHAGKKSIGPDKVNQLRHLRFFRDADGVRQQMQRHRELIAPKFALVAEVLEDRLGESKIASWTDPKGGYFVSLDVWPGTAKRTIALAQNAGIALTEAGSAFPYRNDPEDKNIRIAPTFPSLPDVREAIDGLATCALLAATESLLDD, from the coding sequence GTGTCGTCGTTCCACTCTCTCGGCCGCGACGATCTGCTCGCGCAGCACGAAAGCCAACAGCGCAACTATGCCGAGCTGCAGGCCAAGAACCTCAGCCTCGACCTGACCCGCGGTAAGCCGTCCCCGGCTCAGTTGGATCTGGCGAATGCGCTGCTGAGCCTGCCCGGCGACGCTGACTACCGCGACCGCGACGGCACCGATACCCGCAACTACGGCGGCCTCAACGGCCTGACCGAGCTGCGCGAGATCTTCGCCGAACTGCTCGGTATCTCGGTGCAGAACCTGATCGCGGGCGACAACTCGAGCCTGGCGATGATGCACGACTGCATCGTGTTCTCGCTGCTGCACGGTGGCGAGGATTCGGAGCGGCCGTGGATCCAGGAACCGGTCGTCAAATTCCTGTGCCCGTCGCCGGGGTATGACCGGCACTTCGCGATCACCGAGTCGTTCGGTATCGAGATGATCCCGGTACCGATGGGCGAGGAAGGCCCCGACGTCGATCTCATCGAGGAACTCGTCGCCGCCGACCCGGCCATCAAGGGCATGTGGTGCGTACCGGTGTTCTCCAACCCGACCGGCACCGTCTACTCCGCGGAGACCGTCCGCCGACTCGTCCAAATGCCCACGGCCGCACCGGATTTCCGGCTGATGTGGGACAACGCCTACGCCGTCCACACGCTCACCGAAGATTTCGTCGAGCAGGTCGACGTGCTGGGCCTGGCCGAAGCCGCGGGCAACCCCAACCGCCCGCTGGTGTTCGCCTCGACCTCCAAGATCACCTTCGCCGGCGCCGGTGTGTGCTTCCTGGGCGCATCCATGCGCAACATCGCCTGGTACGTACTGCACGCGGGGAAGAAATCGATCGGCCCCGACAAGGTCAACCAGCTGCGGCATCTGCGGTTCTTCCGTGACGCCGACGGCGTCCGGCAGCAGATGCAGCGCCACCGCGAACTGATCGCGCCCAAGTTCGCGCTCGTGGCCGAGGTGCTCGAAGACCGCTTGGGTGAGTCGAAGATCGCGTCGTGGACCGACCCCAAGGGCGGCTACTTCGTCAGCCTCGACGTGTGGCCCGGCACCGCCAAGCGCACCATCGCCCTGGCACAGAACGCCGGTATCGCGCTGACCGAGGCGGGTTCGGCCTTCCCGTACCGGAATGACCCGGAGGACAAGAACATTCGCATCGCCCCGACGTTCCCGTCGCTGCCCGACGTGCGAGAGGCCATCGACGGCCTGGCGACGTGCGCGCTCCTGGCGGCGACCGAGTCGCTGCTGGATGACTAG
- a CDS encoding class I SAM-dependent methyltransferase → MTTFRENSTHSQANKLTLAEILEIFAAGQLPLKFTAYDGSTAGPEDAALGLDLKTPRGTTYLATAPGDLGLARAYVSGDLEPHGVHPGDPYPLLCALAEKMDFKRPPARVLANIVRSIGIEHLKPIAPPPQEALPRWRRMVEGLRHSRVRDAEAIHHHYDVSNTFYEWVLGPSMTYTCACYPDADATLEQAQENKYRLVFDKLRLQPGDRLLDVGCGWGAMVRYAARQGVRAIGVTLSREQAAWAQKAIAEEGLSDLAEVRHGDYRDVAESGFDAVSSIGLTEHIGVHNYPSYFGFLKSKLRVGGLLLNHCITRHDNRSGAAAGGFIDRYVFPDGELTGSGRIITEVQDVGLEVLHEENLRHHYAMTLRDWCANLVEHWDEAVAEVGLPTAKVWGLYMAGSRLGFETNVIQLHQVLAVKLDENGHDGGLPLRPWWQP, encoded by the coding sequence ATGACAACTTTCAGGGAAAATTCGACGCACTCTCAGGCGAACAAACTCACGCTCGCCGAGATCCTGGAGATCTTCGCCGCGGGACAGCTCCCCCTGAAATTCACCGCTTACGACGGCAGCACCGCAGGCCCCGAGGACGCCGCACTCGGACTCGATCTCAAGACCCCGCGCGGTACCACCTACCTCGCCACCGCCCCCGGTGACCTCGGGTTGGCGCGCGCCTACGTGTCGGGTGATCTGGAACCGCACGGCGTGCACCCGGGCGATCCGTACCCGCTGCTGTGCGCGCTGGCCGAGAAGATGGACTTCAAACGGCCACCGGCGCGCGTACTGGCCAACATCGTCCGCTCCATCGGCATCGAGCACCTCAAGCCCATCGCCCCTCCGCCGCAGGAAGCGCTGCCGCGCTGGCGCCGGATGGTGGAAGGGTTGCGGCACAGCCGGGTTCGCGACGCCGAGGCCATCCATCACCACTACGACGTGTCGAACACGTTCTACGAGTGGGTGCTGGGGCCGTCGATGACCTATACGTGTGCGTGCTACCCCGATGCGGACGCCACGCTGGAGCAGGCTCAGGAGAACAAGTACCGCCTGGTGTTCGACAAGCTGCGGCTGCAGCCCGGGGACCGGCTGCTCGACGTCGGCTGCGGCTGGGGCGCCATGGTCCGTTACGCAGCCCGCCAGGGTGTGCGGGCCATCGGGGTGACGCTGTCGCGCGAGCAGGCCGCGTGGGCACAGAAGGCCATCGCCGAAGAAGGGCTGAGCGATCTGGCCGAGGTGCGTCACGGCGACTACCGCGACGTCGCCGAGTCGGGCTTCGACGCGGTGTCCTCGATCGGCCTCACCGAACACATCGGCGTGCACAACTACCCGTCGTACTTCGGCTTCCTCAAGTCCAAGCTGCGCGTCGGCGGGCTGCTGCTCAACCACTGCATCACCCGGCACGACAACCGGTCGGGGGCCGCGGCCGGCGGCTTCATCGACCGCTACGTGTTCCCCGACGGCGAGCTGACGGGCTCCGGCCGCATCATCACCGAGGTCCAGGATGTGGGCCTGGAGGTGCTGCACGAGGAAAACCTGCGTCATCACTACGCGATGACCCTGCGCGACTGGTGCGCCAACCTCGTCGAGCACTGGGACGAGGCGGTAGCCGAGGTCGGCCTGCCCACCGCCAAGGTCTGGGGCCTGTACATGGCCGGTTCCCGGCTGGGCTTCGAGACCAACGTCATCCAGCTGCACCAGGTGCTGGCGGTCAAGCTCGACGAGAACGGGCACGACGGGGGCCTGCCGCTGCGCCCGTGGTGGCAGCCGTAG
- a CDS encoding FAD-binding oxidoreductase: protein MSVVPTDAQAVHAAGVQRLLDSYRAIKPTETVRLAKSTSNLFRARDRHAGKGLDTSGLTNVIAVDPHASTADVAGMCTYEDLVDATLPYGLAPLVVPQLKTITLGGAVTGLGIESTSFRNGLPHESVLEMDILTGAGEIVTASPAEHSDLFRAFPNSYGTLGYSTRLRIELEPVLPFVALRHLRFHTLDELVAAMDRIIETGGIGGEKVDYLDGVVFSADESYLCVGIKTATAGPVSDYTGSAIYYRSIQHDGKTAAEKHDRLTIHDYLWRWDTDWFWCSRAFGAQHPAIRRLWPRRYRRSSFYWKLIGYDRRFNIADRIEKRNGRPPRERVVQDVEVPIENCAEFLTWFLENVPIEPIWLCPLRLRDDPRTAGTWPLYPLRPHHTYVNVGFWSSVPIGPEPGHTNRLIERKVSQLDGHKSLYSDAFYPRDEFDALYGGEAYKTVKKTYDPDSRLLDLYSKAVQRQ, encoded by the coding sequence CACCGAGACAGTTCGTCTTGCCAAAAGCACGTCGAACCTGTTCCGCGCCCGCGACCGGCACGCCGGTAAGGGTCTGGACACATCAGGTTTGACCAATGTCATCGCGGTCGACCCACACGCGTCGACCGCAGATGTGGCAGGCATGTGCACATACGAGGACCTGGTGGATGCGACGCTGCCATATGGGCTGGCGCCCTTGGTGGTACCGCAACTCAAGACCATCACCCTCGGTGGTGCGGTCACCGGCCTCGGTATCGAGTCCACGTCGTTCCGCAACGGGCTGCCGCACGAATCCGTGTTGGAGATGGACATCCTCACCGGCGCAGGCGAAATCGTCACCGCATCGCCCGCCGAGCATTCGGATCTATTCCGGGCTTTCCCCAATTCCTATGGCACTCTTGGCTATTCGACGCGGCTGCGGATCGAGCTGGAACCGGTGCTGCCATTCGTGGCGCTGCGCCACCTGCGCTTCCACACGTTGGACGAGCTGGTCGCGGCCATGGACCGCATCATCGAAACCGGCGGCATCGGCGGCGAGAAGGTCGATTACCTCGACGGCGTGGTGTTCAGCGCCGACGAAAGTTACCTGTGCGTGGGCATCAAGACCGCCACCGCCGGTCCTGTCAGCGACTACACAGGCAGCGCCATCTACTACCGCTCCATCCAGCACGACGGGAAGACCGCGGCGGAAAAACATGACCGCCTGACCATTCACGATTACCTGTGGCGGTGGGACACCGACTGGTTCTGGTGCTCACGGGCATTCGGCGCGCAGCACCCCGCGATCCGGCGGCTGTGGCCGCGCCGCTACCGCCGCAGCAGCTTCTACTGGAAACTCATCGGCTACGACCGGCGGTTCAACATCGCCGACCGCATCGAGAAGCGCAACGGCCGCCCGCCCCGGGAACGCGTGGTGCAGGACGTCGAGGTGCCGATCGAGAACTGCGCGGAATTTCTCACCTGGTTTCTCGAGAACGTCCCGATCGAACCAATCTGGCTGTGCCCGCTACGGTTACGCGACGATCCGAGAACCGCCGGAACGTGGCCGCTGTATCCGCTGCGCCCCCACCACACCTATGTCAACGTCGGCTTCTGGTCGTCGGTGCCGATCGGGCCCGAACCCGGGCACACCAACCGGCTCATCGAACGCAAGGTCAGCCAGCTCGATGGACACAAATCGCTGTATTCGGACGCGTTTTACCCGCGCGACGAGTTTGACGCACTATATGGCGGGGAAGCTTATAAGACGGTCAAGAAAACCTACGATCCCGATTCACGTCTCCTTGATCTGTATTCGAAAGCGGTGCAACGGCAATGA